GGAATCATTGACTGTTTAAATTATTCAAAAGGAGGAGATAGTAGAAATAGGTAATAAGAAAGTAAGGTGATTTCTATTGAAAACAAATGATTATGTAAAATATATGACAGAACAATTTATTAATTACATCGATCAACCAAAAGAGAAACGTGATTCAATAAAACAAGAAAAAGAAGAGCTGAAGGCCCCATTTTCAACTAACATGTTTGGAATGTTACCATTAAGTCTAGCTTTATTAATGAAAAAAGTTCAAAATCGTAAAGACAAAGAAAAGAAAAGTATTTAGTTAATAAGACTGATTTCAATTAAAGAAGTCAGTCTTTATTTTTTTTGCAATAGGAAGAAAAAAGGAAAGAGGAACAATCATAATTAGATTTCCCTCTATAACTAATCTCCACTTAAAACCCTTTAACTCAATTTATTCATTGTGTTTGGTGATAAATAAAAAAGTCCACCATTAGTTGCATCAACATGAATAATTGGTTCATAAAGTTCTTTCAGTGCATTGAATTCTACATGATAATTTTCAGGTTTTTCTTCATCGGCTTCATAAAATTGATTTAATAAATCTAAATCATGTTGCCATCTATTCCTTGCTTCTTCAGCCCATATAGTATCTTCTTTTTCAATTTTGTTTCGAAGTAATTGTTCCATTCGATTTAAACCACTTTTTGGTTTAATCAAAGGTGACATGGAATAGCAAAAATCAGGTATTTTAGAGTTGAATTGAATTTTTTCAAGTTTTGTATGAAAATCTTCAATAATTCTTCCGGAAATTAAATGAATTCCAAAAGAATATAAATAATCTTTTTTATGATCACAAATAAAAGAAACCTGGTAATTAACAGCTAACCAAGGGTGTAATGCAATTTGTTGGCCCATAGGTGCTTTTGTGTCTTCATAAAGTCTAATTGACTGTCCAAGTTCATTAACGATTGAGAAAATTTGGTGAAGGCGGGGCGACCCAAAATGAATTTGTTCACCTTTTAGATCTTCAGGTGCATTATCACTATCTGTAATCAGTGTTAACTTCATTGGATTTGGGATACCGCCTGTTTTTTCTAAATAATGCCAATAGAAAGGACGATTCATTAATTTTTTATCCATCTCAATTGTTAATTGTATTTCTAAATATGTTGGTGTTTTCTGTAGAATTTCACAATCATTATGTCTGAAAAAGTATTCGATATAATCATGGATTTCATGTTGCTGCATAACTATCACCTGCTTGTTTATGTTGCTGTAATTGAATGATGGACGTTAAATTTTCCATTTTAATTTTCATTTCTCCTTCAGTTTTGGAGTGAATAAATATTTCATTCATATGAGCCTCAAAATCTTTATAAGGAATTCGGGTTAGAATATCATCCAGTTCACCAATCACACGCTCAAATAAATTGATTTTTTCATAAAGTAGTCTTAGTATGTGTTCTTCAATTGAGCCAACAGTCGCAAAGTTAAAAATACTTACATCTTCTGTTTGTCCAAGTCGATGTATACGTCCTATTCTTTGTTCTAGCCTCATAGGATTCCAAGGAAGGTCATAATTAATCATATTTGAACAAAATTGTAAGTTAATACCTTCACCACCAGCTTCGGTTGCTATTAACACCTGTACACGATTCTTAAATAATTCTTTCATCCAATCTTTCTTACCACGTTTAAAACCACCCCGAAATGGTACAGATGTAATACCGTTTTGCTTTAATAACCATTGTAAATACAACTGTGTTGCACGATATTCAGTAAAAATAATTACTTTGTCATTTATTTTTTTTATTAGTTCAACTACTTTATTTGCTTTTGAATTAGACGTTATTTGATTTATTTGATGAAAAATTTTCTCAATGTAAGGATCGTTAATATCAATATTTTCTTTTTCAAATCTTTGAAGCATTTTTTTCATTGATACATAAACAGCTTCACGACTACTACATGCTTCTCGTTTAAATGTTAAAAAGGAGAATGCTGAGGTTACCCCAGTATATTGTGATTTCTGCCATTCATCGATTAAATCATAAAGCTTTTGTTCTTCTTCATTAAAATTAATTAATACTGTTTCGACCTTTCGCTTTGTCCACTCGATGCCTGTATCTTGTCTACGATTTCGAACCATTACTTTTCCAATTAATTCTCGTAATAAGTCTTCATGCTCTAATGAGCGGTTCTTAGCAGAAAAATATTCTTCAAAACTAGA
This genomic interval from Gottfriedia acidiceleris contains the following:
- a CDS encoding YqzE family protein: MKTNDYVKYMTEQFINYIDQPKEKRDSIKQEKEELKAPFSTNMFGMLPLSLALLMKKVQNRKDKEKKSI
- a CDS encoding YqhG family protein, whose product is MQQHEIHDYIEYFFRHNDCEILQKTPTYLEIQLTIEMDKKLMNRPFYWHYLEKTGGIPNPMKLTLITDSDNAPEDLKGEQIHFGSPRLHQIFSIVNELGQSIRLYEDTKAPMGQQIALHPWLAVNYQVSFICDHKKDYLYSFGIHLISGRIIEDFHTKLEKIQFNSKIPDFCYSMSPLIKPKSGLNRMEQLLRNKIEKEDTIWAEEARNRWQHDLDLLNQFYEADEEKPENYHVEFNALKELYEPIIHVDATNGGLFYLSPNTMNKLS
- a CDS encoding DEAD/DEAH box helicase translates to MSIEIKFHTEWQEEFLEKLENDGPWSNWENYKLAYHTSTKLAIPSFTGMIAPTHLPNLTPLPHQLDVATTVIEKMNGKAILADEVGLGKTVEAGLILKEYMIRGLVNKVLILVPASLVSQWTFELNTKFHIPAIAQQKKNYVWDSCDVVVSSIDTAKRDPHREKILNINYDLVIIDEAHKLKNNKTKNYEFVQHLKKKYCLLLTATPVQNNIEEIFHLVSLLKPGHLGNKSSFEEYFSAKNRSLEHEDLLRELIGKVMVRNRRQDTGIEWTKRKVETVLINFNEEEQKLYDLIDEWQKSQYTGVTSAFSFLTFKREACSSREAVYVSMKKMLQRFEKENIDINDPYIEKIFHQINQITSNSKANKVVELIKKINDKVIIFTEYRATQLYLQWLLKQNGITSVPFRGGFKRGKKDWMKELFKNRVQVLIATEAGGEGINLQFCSNMINYDLPWNPMRLEQRIGRIHRLGQTEDVSIFNFATVGSIEEHILRLLYEKINLFERVIGELDDILTRIPYKDFEAHMNEIFIHSKTEGEMKIKMENLTSIIQLQQHKQAGDSYAAT